Within Saccharomonospora cyanea NA-134, the genomic segment TCAGGTAGGCCAGGCGTGGCCGGGTCGCCTCCATGCTCATTAGGCAAGGCTAACCTACGACGGCCGCCAGCGAAACCTCCGGAGATCGACCCGCTGCCCGTCCGCGAGGACGCCCTCCGCCCGTAACCGCGCGAGTTGCTCCCGCGCCAGGTGGGGGGCCGGAGTGCCGTTCGCGCGAAGTATCCGGTGCCAGGGCAGGTCGTGTCCGTCCTCGGCGAGCACCCGGCCGACGAGCCGTGGTGTGGTCGCACCCGCCAGCGCCGCCACGTCGCCGTAGGTCGCCACGGTGCCCTCCGGCACGGACGCGACCACCTCGCGGATCCGTTCGTGCAGCTCTTCGTTCATCGCCCACCCCGTACCAGAAGTGCGAACCCGCGTGCGCAACCTGCGGACACGGCACACACCGTCTCGTGCCCGCAGCCTACGCACGCGTGTTCGCAGTTCTCGTACGGCCGGATTACCCGCGGCTGCAGCACACGCAACACACGGTAGGTGTGCTCCGTGGATCCGACGGGGCGGCATGGTTCCATCAGGACGTGAACGGACTCCGAGCGCGATTGGTACGGACCCCGGCGCGGCCGGCCTCACCACAGGTGTGGGACGACGGCGCCCAGTGGTTGCTCGCCGCGCCGCGCGGGTTCGTCCGAGTGTTGGGCGCGCCGGGTACGGGCAAGACCACGCTGCTCGCCGCCACCGTGGCCGCACGGATCACCGAGGGCGCCGACCCGGAGAACGTGCTGGTGCTCACCGCCTCCCGGAAAGCGGCCGAAGCCGTGCGCTCCGACATCACCCGTCGGCTCACCGCTTCGGACCACGACGCCCGCGACGTGACCCGCACGGTACGCGAACCGCTCGTGCGCACCGTGCACTCCTACGCGTTCGCGGTCCTTCGCTCGCAGGCCGCTCGGGACGGCGTCCCCGCGCCCAGGCTGCTGTCCGGCCCGGAACAGGACGTGGTGGTGCGGGAACTGCTCGCCGGTGACCTCGAACGCGGGGCGCCGGACTGGCCCGAACCCCTGCGGCCCGCGCTGGCCGTGCCGGGGTTCGCCGAGGAACTGCGCGACCTGCTGCTGCGCGCCGCCGAACGCGGCCTCGGGCCCGAGGACCTCGTCACGCTGGGCCGCGGGCAGGGCAGGCCCGAATGGGTGGCGGCGGGCCACTTCTGGAGCCAGTACGAGCAGGTGACGTTGTTGCAGGGCGTCGGAGGTCACGCGGTGGGCGAGCCGGGCGCGCCCGCGCTCGACGCGGCCGAACTGGTGTCCAGCGCGCTCGTGGAACTCGAGGGCGATCCTGACCTGCTGGCCAGGGAGCAGCGGCGGGTACGGCACCTGTTCGTGGACGACGCCCAGCACCTGGACCCGTTGCAGTACCGCCTGGTGCGGTTGCTGGCCGGCACCGCGTCCGACGCCGTGGTGGCCGGGGACCCCGACCAGGCCGTGTTCTCGTTCCGGGGAGCCGATCCGCGGTTGCTCGCCGACGCGGATCCCGACGGGAAGCACACCGTCGTCCTGAGACGTTCGCACCGGCTCGCGCCGGTGGTGCACGAGACGGTCGCGCGCATCGCGGCGACCCTGCCGGGCACGTCGGCGCATCGCTTCATGGACCCCGCGCCGAGCACCTCCGGCGGCACGGTCCGCACCCGGCTGTTGCCGACCCCGACCGCGGAGGCGGCGTGGGTGGCCGACCAACTCCGGCGCGCCCACCTCCTGGACGGGGTGCCGTGGTCGGAGATGGCCGTGCTCATGCGGTCGGCGTCGCAGTCGCTTCCGCTGCTGCAACGCGCGCTGGCGACGGCAGGGGTGCCCGTGGCCGCGGCGGTCGAGGAGCTGCCGTTGGCGCGCCAGCCCGCCGTCCGTCCGTTGCTGACGGTGCTGAGGGTGGCGGCCGAGCCGCAGGTGCTCGACTCCGAGCTCGCGGAGATGCTGCTGTCCTCGCCGCTGGGGGGCGCCGATCCGCTGGCGCTGCGCCGCCTGCGCCGTGGTCTGCGCAGGTTGGAGCTGGTGGCGGGCGGTGAGCGGTCGAGCGACGAACTGCTGGTGGAGGCGTTGCGGGACGGCGACGTGCTGGCCGGGTTGGCGGACGCGGAGGCGCTGCCGGTGCGCAGGGTGGGAAGGCTGCTCGCCACGGCGTCGGAAGCCGTCCGCGAGGGCGCCGGGGTCACCGACGTCCTGTGGCGGGTCTGGCAGGCGAGCGGCCTCCAGGACCGGCTGGTGGCACAGGCGGGCCGGGGAGGGGTTCTGGGAGCACGGGCGGACCGCGATCTCGATGCCGTCGTGGCGCTGTTCGACGCGGCGAACCGCTACGTCGAACGGCTTCCGAAGGCGAGTGTCGCCGGTTTCGCCGAGTACCTGTCCTCGCAGCACATCGTGGGGGACAGCCTCGCGCCCGTGGCCCAGAGGGGCACGGGCGTCTCTCTGCTCACCGCCCACGGGGCAGCGGGTCGAGAGTGGGCCGTGGTGGCGGTGACGGGCGTCCAGGAGGGGACGTGGCCGGACCTCCGCCTGCGGGGCTCGCTGCTGGGGGTCGAACGACTCGTCGATCTGCTGTCCGGGGTGGACGGTGATGCGGTGTCGGCCGTGTCCGCCACCGCGCCGATCCTGGCCGAGGAACGCCGCCTGTTCTACGTGGCCGTGAGCCGGGCTCGGCGAACCCTGCTGGTCAGCGCAGTGCAGGGCGACGACGAGCAGCCGTCGCGGTTTCTGTCGGAGCTGACCGACAGCGGTGAGGACGTGGGGCAGGCCGGAACCGGGGGGCGTGCGGAGGAGAGGGAACGGGGGCTGACCCTCGCGGAACTCGTGGGAGAGCTGCGCGCGGCCGTCACCGATCCCGCCACCGACTCCGCCCGCCGTGGACTGGCCGCGCGGCAGCTCGCACGCCTGGCGCGAGCCGGGGTGCCCGGAGCACACCCGGCACAGTGGTACGGAGTGGCGGGCCCTTCCACCGACAATCCACTACGGACACCGGACGAGGTCATCCGCGTTTCACCGTCCGTTGTGGACATCCTGGTCAAGTGCCCGCTCCGCTGGCTGCTGGAGCGGCACGGCGGCACCGATCCCGCCCAGTTGTCGGCCGTCACCGGCACCCTGGTGCACGCCCTGGCGCAGTCGGCCGCGGAGGGAGTCGACGAGCAGGCCCTGTGGAAGGAACTCGACGCGGCGTGGGAGAAGGTGGACGCCGGTGCGCCGTGGTTCTCCCGCAAGGAACGGGCTCGCGTGGAGGCCATGGTCCGCAACTTCCTCGCCTGGCTCCACCAGAGCCGGGCCGAGCTCACCCAACACGCCGTGGAGCAGGACATGCGGGTGGAGCTGCCCCCCGAGGAGGGGCGGCCGAAGGTGGCGTTGACGGGGCGCGTCGACCGACTGGAGCTCGACGCCGAGGGCAGGCCGGTGGTCGTCGACCTGAAGACGGGCAAGACCGCGGTGAGCAAGCCCACGGCGGCCGAACATCCGCAACTCGCGGTCTACCAGCTCGCCACCCTGCTCGGGGCGTTCGCCGAACACGAGGGCAGCACCGGCGGTGCCAAGCTGTTGTACGTCGCCAAGTCGGACAGCAGGACCGGGGCCACCGTGCGGGAGCAGCCGCCGCTGGACGACGAGGCCGCGCGCCGGTGGCTCGCCGACGTGCGCAAGGCCGCGGCCGACACCGCCGGGCCGACGTACCCGGTGCGGGAGAACGCGGACTGCTCGCGGTGCCCCGCGCGGCCCGCGTGTCCGCTGCGTCCCGAGGGCAGGCAGGTGACGGGAGCGTGACGAGCACGAGCGAGACCGAGCCGTCCGCGTATCCGGCCCGGTTCGTCTCCCCCGCCGACATCGCGGAGGCGCTCGGCCTGCACTCGCCGACCCCGGAGCAGGCCGCCGTCATCGCCGCACCGGCCGAGCCCGCACTGGTGGTCGCGGGTGCGGGCGCGGGCAAGACGGAGACGATGGCGGCGCGTGTGGTGTGGCTGGTGGCCAACGGCCTCGTCACCCCCGACCGCGTGCTGGGCCTGACCTTCACCCGTAAGGCGGCCCGGCAGCTGGCGGAGCGCGTGCGGGCTCGCCTGCGGCGCCTGGCCGGCTCGGGGCTGCTGGACGACGTCGACCCCAGCGGGCAGCGCAGGCTCGCGGTCGCCTCGGGTGAGCCGACCGTGCTGACCTACCACGCCTACGCGGGGCGGTTGCTGGGCGAGCACGGGCTCCGGCTGCCGGTCCAGCCGGGCGCGCGCATCCTGTCGGGGACCGCAGCGTGGCAGCTGGCCCACCGGGTCGTGACGTCGTGGGACGCCGACCTGGACACCGACAAGGTGCCGTCGAGCATCACCGAGGAAGTGCTCGCGATCGCGGGCGAGTTGGGCGAGCACCTGGTGCGGGCCGAGCGGCTTCGTGAGTACACGGAGTGGTTCTGCGCGCTGGTGGAGAACGCGCCCCGCGCCAAGCGGCAGCGCGCGAAGCTGCCGGACGAGCTGGTCAAGGTGATCGCGGCGCAGCGCCTGCGGCTGCAACTGCTGCCCCTGGTGCAGGCGTACGAGCAGCGCAAGCGGGCCGAGGGCGCGCTGGACTTCTCCGACCAGATGTCGCTCGCGGCCCGGCTGGCGGAGACCCAGCCCGACGTCGTCGCCGCCGAACGCGCCCGCTACGGCGCCGTGCTGCTGGACGAGTACCAGGACACCGGGCACGCCCAGCGCGTGCTGCTGCGGTCGCTGTTCGGTGGTCCCGACCCGATGCCGGTCACGGCGGTGGGCGACCCGCTCCAGGCCATCTACGGCTGGCGAGGGGCGAGCGCGGCCAACCTGCCGCGGTTCACCACGGACTTCCCGCGCGCCGACGCTGACGGTGCTGACGGGAGTGACGGCGGGCGCGCGCTCCCGCCCGCCCGTGAGTACGGGATGCTCACGAGCTTCCGCAACCCTCCCGAGGTGCTCGCGCTCGCCAACGCGGTCGCCGAGCCGCTCCGGCGGGAAGGGCCGAGCGTGAGCGAGTTACGAGCCCGTCCCGGCGCGGGTCCTGCCGACATCCGCGTGGCGTTGCTGCCCGACGTGGTGAGCGAGCGCGAGTGGGTTGCGGAGCAGCTCGCGACGCGCTGGTTCGCCGAACGCGAGGCCACCGGCGTGGCGCCGACCGCGGCCGTTCTCGTGCGCAGGCGGGCCGACATGGCTCCCGTGGCCGCCGCGCTGCGCGCGCAGGGGCTGCCGGTGGAGGTCGTCGGGCTCGGCGGGCTGCTCGACGAACCGGAGGTCGCCGACCTCGTGGCCACGCTGCGCGTGCTGGCCGAACCGCTGTCCGGGACGGCGGCGGCGCGGCTGCTCACGGGAGCGCGGTGGCGGCTCGGTGCCGCCGACCTCGCCGCACTGTGGCGCAGGGCGGGCGAGCTGTCGGCCGCCGACGACGCGGTCGTGGCCGAGCGGTCCGAGCAGGCCGGGCTCGTGGACGCGTTGGACGACCCCGGCGAGCCGGACCGGTACTCGCCGGAGGGGTACGCGCGGATCCGTAGGTTGAGTCAGGAACTCGGGGCGTTGCGCCGCAGGCTCGACCAGCCGCTTCCCGAGCTGGTGGCCGACGTCGAGCGCACGATGCTGCTGGACGTGGAGGCGCTGGCCCGGCCCGGCGCGGTGGGCAGGACACACCTCGACGCGTTCGCCGAGGTCGTGCACGACTACGCCGAGAGTTCGCCGACGGCCACGTTGCTGTCCTTCGTGGACTACCTCGCCACGGCCACCCGCGCCGAGGACGGTCTCGAACCGGGCGAGGTGGAGGTCGCGCCCGAGCGCGTGCAGGTGCTCACCGCGCACGCGGCCAAGGGGCTCGAGTGGCGCATCGTCGCCGTCCCGCACCTGGTCGACGGCGTCTTCCCGAACGAGCGCAAGACGGCGTCGTGGCTGCGGACGGTGTCGGAACTGCCCGCCGCGCTGCGGGGTGACGCGCAGGACCTCCCGGCGCTCGCCCTGCGCGGTGACGAGGACCGCAA encodes:
- a CDS encoding MGMT family protein, with amino-acid sequence MNEELHERIREVVASVPEGTVATYGDVAALAGATTPRLVGRVLAEDGHDLPWHRILRANGTPAPHLAREQLARLRAEGVLADGQRVDLRRFRWRPS
- a CDS encoding ATP-dependent DNA helicase, translated to MTSTSETEPSAYPARFVSPADIAEALGLHSPTPEQAAVIAAPAEPALVVAGAGAGKTETMAARVVWLVANGLVTPDRVLGLTFTRKAARQLAERVRARLRRLAGSGLLDDVDPSGQRRLAVASGEPTVLTYHAYAGRLLGEHGLRLPVQPGARILSGTAAWQLAHRVVTSWDADLDTDKVPSSITEEVLAIAGELGEHLVRAERLREYTEWFCALVENAPRAKRQRAKLPDELVKVIAAQRLRLQLLPLVQAYEQRKRAEGALDFSDQMSLAARLAETQPDVVAAERARYGAVLLDEYQDTGHAQRVLLRSLFGGPDPMPVTAVGDPLQAIYGWRGASAANLPRFTTDFPRADADGADGSDGGRALPPAREYGMLTSFRNPPEVLALANAVAEPLRREGPSVSELRARPGAGPADIRVALLPDVVSEREWVAEQLATRWFAEREATGVAPTAAVLVRRRADMAPVAAALRAQGLPVEVVGLGGLLDEPEVADLVATLRVLAEPLSGTAAARLLTGARWRLGAADLAALWRRAGELSAADDAVVAERSEQAGLVDALDDPGEPDRYSPEGYARIRRLSQELGALRRRLDQPLPELVADVERTMLLDVEALARPGAVGRTHLDAFAEVVHDYAESSPTATLLSFVDYLATATRAEDGLEPGEVEVAPERVQVLTAHAAKGLEWRIVAVPHLVDGVFPNERKTASWLRTVSELPAALRGDAQDLPALALRGDEDRKQVQEALADHEERFRQRHAEEERRLCYVALTRSEHCLLVSGHRWNDPAAVKPKAPSMFLLEVAEQLREHTDAGVIEHWQADPGDNPLSEASRELRWPVDPLGGRRAAVDEGMRLVLEALEELGAPDVPDTTDTTDTTDTAEAGADGVTTDDPDGWVSDTDVLLAERARTRAPQADIELPGKLSVSQLVDLAGQPEDLARRLRRPLPFPPNAYARRGTEFHGWLERRFAGDKLFDLDDLPGAMDPDVVGGGTGGDSGDSGDSGDSADLEALKEAFERSSWARRTPHDVEVPFSTVIDGVTVRGRMDAVFADPDGGWTVVDWKTGAVPDADRIPVLAVQLAAYRLAWASLSGTPLHKVRAAFHYVRADRTISPVDLADAEGLRALLRTVPMREQDGGTR
- a CDS encoding ATP-dependent helicase — its product is MNGLRARLVRTPARPASPQVWDDGAQWLLAAPRGFVRVLGAPGTGKTTLLAATVAARITEGADPENVLVLTASRKAAEAVRSDITRRLTASDHDARDVTRTVREPLVRTVHSYAFAVLRSQAARDGVPAPRLLSGPEQDVVVRELLAGDLERGAPDWPEPLRPALAVPGFAEELRDLLLRAAERGLGPEDLVTLGRGQGRPEWVAAGHFWSQYEQVTLLQGVGGHAVGEPGAPALDAAELVSSALVELEGDPDLLAREQRRVRHLFVDDAQHLDPLQYRLVRLLAGTASDAVVAGDPDQAVFSFRGADPRLLADADPDGKHTVVLRRSHRLAPVVHETVARIAATLPGTSAHRFMDPAPSTSGGTVRTRLLPTPTAEAAWVADQLRRAHLLDGVPWSEMAVLMRSASQSLPLLQRALATAGVPVAAAVEELPLARQPAVRPLLTVLRVAAEPQVLDSELAEMLLSSPLGGADPLALRRLRRGLRRLELVAGGERSSDELLVEALRDGDVLAGLADAEALPVRRVGRLLATASEAVREGAGVTDVLWRVWQASGLQDRLVAQAGRGGVLGARADRDLDAVVALFDAANRYVERLPKASVAGFAEYLSSQHIVGDSLAPVAQRGTGVSLLTAHGAAGREWAVVAVTGVQEGTWPDLRLRGSLLGVERLVDLLSGVDGDAVSAVSATAPILAEERRLFYVAVSRARRTLLVSAVQGDDEQPSRFLSELTDSGEDVGQAGTGGRAEERERGLTLAELVGELRAAVTDPATDSARRGLAARQLARLARAGVPGAHPAQWYGVAGPSTDNPLRTPDEVIRVSPSVVDILVKCPLRWLLERHGGTDPAQLSAVTGTLVHALAQSAAEGVDEQALWKELDAAWEKVDAGAPWFSRKERARVEAMVRNFLAWLHQSRAELTQHAVEQDMRVELPPEEGRPKVALTGRVDRLELDAEGRPVVVDLKTGKTAVSKPTAAEHPQLAVYQLATLLGAFAEHEGSTGGAKLLYVAKSDSRTGATVREQPPLDDEAARRWLADVRKAAADTAGPTYPVRENADCSRCPARPACPLRPEGRQVTGA